CCTCCTTTTAACCTTTCTGCGTCTACACCTCTAAATAGTAAAAACGAGCCTTATACTTACGGAAATTTGGAAGACAAAAGATCCATTTGGGTAGTTGTGACCGCACCAAGCCTGCCTAATGCGATTGTCGCAGAGCTAAAAAACAATTGTACTACTACACTTCCTGTCACGCTTGCAAGGTTTAGCGGCGACTTACTCGACGACGCGATAACGCTTTCGTGGACTACGACAGAAGAATCAGGAAGCAGCTATTTCGACGTAGAACGCAGCGCCGACCTTTCAGAATTCATCAAATTAGGGCGTATTCAGTCGCAGGGTACTACCAGTGTCACCCAGCATTACAATTTCATGGATAAGTCCCCGCTGAAAGGCAATAATTATTATCGTCTCAAAATGGTAGACCTGAATGGTAGTTCTGAGCATTCGCGGATCATTTCCGTTGCAAACAACAGCAACAGCGTCTCATTTGAGTTGTTAGGAAACCCGGTGGTCAACCGCGAGATCAGGTTCGTCCTGAAAAATGAAAGTGTTAAAAACGCCCGCTTATATGATTTGAACGGAAAACAGATCCATTTCAAATTGAACCAGTCAGGAAACACTTTTACGTTAAAGCCTTACAGCAATATTCCTACAGGACTTTACATCCTCTCATTAGGTTCCGATAAGGGGGTTCAAACGAAAAAAGTCCTTGTTCCATAGTAGGTCAGCCTACCACTATATACATACAAAGCGCCGGGGAAATACTTCCTCGGCGCTTCCTCATTAGTTCGGTTTAGCAATTTTAACACGGGAAACGCATATTCAACTATTTCATTTTCAGAATCTTCTGCTTTATTCCGCATTTATTCAAAAAATAACTATTAAAATTAAGGCCTCATTTATTGCTCAAAACGATAAAAATCGTAGTTTTGCAGACGTTTTACAGAAACGTGCTGTAAAAATGAAATGGTTTGGTAGTTCAGTTGGTTAGAATACATGCCTGTCACGCATGGGGTCGCGGGTTCGAGTCCCGTCCAGACCGCCGATAAGTAAATCAAAATTAGTTAAAAGCCTGCAAATCAAACATTTGCAGGCTTTTTTATTTGCTCCCATAGTCAATTTATTCAAGTTTTCGGACTGATCCCGGATCCGGATCAAGCTGAATTCTTGGGGAATATTAAGCATAGAGTTTGGTAAGCCTGAATAGGAAAAATGGAATATCTCTCACTCCTCTGGATGACGACCTAAAAGCCTTGATCTTCGCATTGAAGGACTCAGCCGAAGCATTCGTGCTTCTGTTATTGAAGAAGTTCAGAATGTCCAGATAGTGGGTTTGAATAGATTTGGCAACGGTTTTGAAAGAATCAAGGCCGCAATCTTCCACTTGATTGTACCAGAGCGCAAGCTTTTTGAAGGCATGTTCTTTTGATTTACAAGTCCTAAAAATTGTCCCTAATCCTGTCGCCAGCTTGTAGGCTTGGTTTATGAGCGGATAACGCTCAAAGAGCAATCTGGAACGCTGGATTTGCGAAGCAGTCCATTTGTCGCAGTGCTTAAATAACAAATAACGGCTTCTGACCAATAGCTGCTTGATTGTATCACCGTTTGCAAGAATTTCAGGTTCGTATGGCACACCTGCCTGCTTTGCAGCTTCAATAGCCTGATTCTCTTGATCCAGAGCTTGCCAACGATGTTTGATCCTGATTTCCTGGACAGCATCATAAGCAAGTTTTTGAACGTGAAACCGGTCTATAACCTTTGCTGCTTTGGAGAAACACCGACTGACTATCATTCCCATATTGGCAGCCATATCCAGTGTTACTTCCCGCACTTTGCTGCGAATACGCTTGGGAATTTTTCGCAAAACCTCAATCACTGATGCTGCTTGCGTACCCTTTATCATTGCCAGCAAAGAGCCTTTTCTACCTTTTGCAGCCTTATTAGTTACAATCGTGTAAAGTTCGCCATTGGATAGTGAAGTTTCGTCAATACTTAAATATGGACCGGTGTTTTCTGGATACAAAAGCCATTCAGCAGCATGCTCGCGCTGACCCCAGTCTTTGTAATCACTGATGTGGTCCTTGTATTGCTGTTGAAGCTGTTTGCCGTCGAGATGAAAGTATTTGCCTAGCTGTGAACAACTGACGGGATTATTATCAATACATTGTTTTTAAAAAATCAGCGAACTCCTTGGTCATCCGAGTTCCCTGTTGCACTACATTCCAATCCCTGCTAACAATGTCGCCGGTGTCCTTGACTTCCCACCGGCGGCGCTTGATACAGAGTGTGACACGTTGGTTACGAATCGGAAAATCCTGAATGTATATCTCGGGTAAAAAGCCTTTGGACTCTAATTTTTGATCCTTGTATTCGGCAGGAGGAAGATTCTTTTCTTCCAGATAGATATTCAGGCCAGTGAGGCCTTCAACTATTTTGGAAAGCTCGAAATAATCGAGGATGCCCTCGGGCAACAGGAAACGGACTAGGGCTTGGTAAGACTCTTGCAATGCTCTTTAAATTGATTCATCGCAAAACAAACAATTATTTTCCTTCCCCCCAACTTTTCGGACTGATCCCTGATCCCGGATCCTCACACAATTTCAAACGGATCAAATGTGGACAACTAAAGCAAAAAGCACCTAGCAAATTAATGCTAAGTGCTTCATTTTCAGGCTCCCGAAGTTGGGCTCGAACCAACGACCCTCTGATTAACAGTCAGATGCTCTAACCGGCTGAGCTATTCAGGAATTTCAAATCCGATTGTTTATCTGAATTCTGGTGCAAATCTACGAATACAACTTATACAGCGCAAGCATAAACCCTAAAAATTTCTCAGCCCTGCACTTGTTGAAGGATTAACTCCTTGACTTTCTTGGCATCACCCTTCGTAAAATTATTAATAATTATTTCCGGACGCATTCTTGGAATCACTCTGATCGTTGAGAAAAATATCCCGCTTTCTATTTCGACGCCGGATATATCTGTATAAAAAACGAAGTTATCTGTACTTCTGAACAGCTTTTTCACTTTAAAAGTCACGCCTTTATCCCCAAAAGCTACTTCATCAGGAAAAAATGGGTTCATTAACCCGCTGGCGCTAAATCTTTCGTTCATGTTATTTAGGTTATTATTAAAAATTTGAGATTACAAAGGTACATAGACGACCTTCTTGGTTTCAAAGAATTCTTCATTAAAAAAGCCTGAAAGCTCGTAAATACGGGCCTTTTCTCTTAACTCTGACAGTTCTTCTTTGAGATCACCTCCTTTTAAATATAAAATGCCGTTCCTCAGCTCGTGAAATGAATTCCGGCTGATGTTCTTTTTGACCCACCCAACAAATGGCGCCATCCTGGTCACAGCGCGGCTGACAACGAATTCATAGGAATCGTCAAGCTTCTCTGCCCGGGTCTGCTCTGCCCTCACATTATCCAGGCCAAGCGCCTGCGCAATCTCCTGTACCACGCGGATCTTCTTGCCAATGCTGTCTACCAGATGAAACTGTGCGTCAGGGAACATAATCGCAAGCGGTATACCGGGAAAGCCTCCTCCTGTACCGACATCCAAAACACTGGTTCCTGATTTGAAGGGCTGTACCTTGGCAATTCCCAGCGAATGCAACACATGTCTTTCATATAATGTATCAATATCCTGCCGGGAAATTACATTCACACGAGCATTCCAGAATTGATATAATTCCTCCATTTGCCCGAATTTATCTCGCTGGGTTGCGGTGAGGTCCGGAAAATATTTATCAATCAATTCCATGATTTACGGGGTTTTCTTTTCGTCATGGTGATAAAACCGAAGACGAGGTAATAAATAAAAAGTGCAAAATCCATCAATAAAAAGCTGAACCATTCTACGGTCTTACCAAGCTTGATGTTGATAATCATCAACAGGAACCATTGAATGATCCACCTCACCCCAAAAGCTACAGCGAGCGATTGGAGAAGCAATATGTTTTTAGTTAGAAGTCCAAAAACCAAAACAGCAATGCCTAGCGCCCAAACGGCGATATGTGCGCCTGATAACAGGGCCAGAAAAATCTTGTTACGAACTTTATAATACCGACTGACGGACAGGTGACGCCGTTTCTGCCGATACCAGTCAGCCCAGGTCGTTTTGGGTTTTGAATAAACAAACGAATCTTCCTCGATCGAAATCGTCGTATTGGAACTGGTGGAAACTTCATTGAGGAAAATGTCATCATCCCCCCCAAAAATGTGCCGGTGCGTGTAAAACCCCTTATTGGCAAAAAAAACTGACCTCTTATAAAGAATGTTGCGCCCGACGCCCATATAGGTAAGACCGGCCAATGCAAATGAAAGGTACTGGACAGCCGTGTAGAATGTCTCGCAGCGGATAAACCAGTTGAGCAAACCACCCTCCCGCATATAGGGAGAAAACCCCAGAACAATGTCTTTTTCTTCACTTACCCGGGAAGTCATAGCCGTGATCCAGTGATTGGACGAAGGCCTGCAGTCCGCGTCGGTCATCAACGCGATTGGATACTTTGCCTGCTTCATTCCCACCGTTAGCGCATACTTTTTGGGCGTAACGTGGTCAAACTGATCATTGATACGTATATATCTGATGTTCCTCCAATGGTTGATATTTTCGCGGATAAACTCCTCGCTTCCGTCGTCAGAGCGGTCGTCGAGCAGTATCACTTCAAATTCCGGGTACTCCTGGGCATCCAGCAGAGGGATCAGTTCATGCAGATTATCCTTTTCATTCCATGCACAGACCAGCACGGTCACGCCGGGCATCGAATTGCCGTAATTAGCGCCTTTCCCGTAAAATGCCAGTCTGGTAAAAAAGAAGAGATAATAGAATAACTGAACAGACACAAACGCTCCTAGCGCATAGAGTAGATAATCGGCCACAATAGAAGAGAGATGTAAAATTTTTCCATATTCAATGCAAATATACTGTCATTGTCAGCAATGTTCGAGACCTTAACCCTATTTTTGCACATCAGCAATTTAAAACCTTTTAATGAAGTTTACATTACAAGTTGAGGATCCCCACACAAAAGCGAGGGCCGGTTATATTGAGACCGATCACGGGGTAATTCAAACACCCATCTTTATGCCTGTCGGTACCGCAGGAACGGTAAAAGCAGTGCATCAGCGCGAGCTGAAAGAAGATGTAAAAGCGCAGATCATACTAGGAAATACATATCATCTTTACCTGAGGCCAGGGCTTGATATTATTGAGAAAGCCGGTGGCCTGCATGCTTTTAATGGCTGGGACAGGCCAATTTTGACCGATAGCGGCGGTTATCAGGTGTACTCGCTGGCGGGCACGGGGAGGAAAATCAACGAGGAAGGTGTGGTATTTAAGTCACACATTGACGGCGGGGTACACACATTTACCCCAGAAAACGTAATGGACATTCAGCGCACGATCGGGGCCGATATCATTATGGCTTTCGATGAATGTACACCATATCCCTGCGACTTCACCTACGCCAGGAAATCAATGGAAATGACTCACCGCTGGCTGCTCCGATGCTGCGAAAGATTTGACAATACCACCCCGCTTTACGGACACAGCCAGACGCTTTTTCCTATCGTTCAAGGAAGTGTGTATAAAGATCTTAGGAAGCAGTCGGCCGAATTTATCGCCTCCTGCGACCGCGAAGGAAATGCGATCGGCGGATTGTCTGTCGGTGAGCCTGCGGAGATCATGTACGAACTTACCGAGGTGGTTTGTGACATATTACCAAAAAGCAAGCCACGATACCTGATGGGCGTAGGTACGCCTGCGAACATTCTGGAATGCATTGCGCTGGGTGTAGACATGTTTGACTGCGTAATGCCTACACGTAATGCACGCAATGGCATGATTTTTACTACTGAAGGCATAATCAATATCCGCAATGAAAAGTGGAAGGACGATATGTCACCGATTGACGCCGGACTGGGAGGGTACGTTAGTACATTTTATAGTAAGGCCTATTTGAGGCATTTGGTAAAATCGGGAGAGATGCTTGGAGCACAAATTGCAAGCATCCATAATCTGACCTTTTATTTGTGGCTGGTTAACACCGCCAGAGAGAAAATTATAGATGGTACTTTTCTCTCCTGGAAGCAAGAAATGGAAAAAAAATTAATTCAACGACTTTGAAAGTTCAAAAAAGGGCGTTTCTTTCGGGTAAATTTTGAATTAAATAATAGGAAAGTTTTCCATTTATATCGACATCGGTTGATTAAATGATATTGTTAACCTATTTTTGTGCGCACTAGGCTATTGGTTAATGTTCGTTTAGCCATGAATTAAATATATAATTTTACTCATAATTGACTATAGATCAATCCTAGTTAATCTTAATAACGCTAACTTGAATAGTATGAAAAAAGTATCCCAGTTGATTTGTTCGTTTGCCTTGGGGGCAATGATGGCGCTGCCTTCATTGGCACAACCGCTAGAGCAACCGAATTCTCCGGACTACAATCCCAAAGCAACCTACGATGGCCCTTACAAATTGAACACTTGGTCAATTTCCGCACACATCGGACCATCCATGTTCTTTGGAGATTTGAGAGAGTATGATTTTTGGCCAGTTACGAAAACTACTTCCGACAGCCACAAAGAATCCGGGACTATTCAAGGAGGTTTGACTTTAAACAAACAACTTTCATATCTGTTCGGAGCGCGTCTTGATGCTTCGTTGGGTAACCTAAGAGGTATGAAACGTCGTAACTATAACCGCTACTTTGAAGGTAATTATTTCGACTTATCGGTGGCTGGTACCGTCAATCTGAAAGGACTTTTGATGGGGCCTAATAAAATGAAACGCTGGAAAGTTGATGCGTATGTTGGTATAGGGCAGGTGTTTTACAACTCGACTGCTTATGATCTGACAGGTGGTGTTAAACTTCGCGAAACAGGCAAAATGAGTGACTGGATCGTTCCAACGGGACTGAACGTAAACTATGAAGTAACGCCAAGAATCGATATCGGTCTTGACTTCCGTTTGAACCATACTAACTCTGACTTCCTTGATGCTACTTACGGAGGCGACTATGACAGAACGCCTAACAACATGGAAATCAAAGATCAGTACAAAACATCTCATAAAGGAAATTCTGAATTGGATAGCTACGGATACGGCTCCATTCAGGTGACTTACAAATTGGGTAAGAAACCACTTAAAGTTGCGAAAGTTGACGGCAAATGGGATTACAAACCTGACGAAGGCGGATACTATCACCTGCGTTACACAGATCCTAAAGTGTTGATCAAACCACCGAAAATCCTTACACTTGAAGAAATGGATTCAGTTGCCAAAGCAAACCGTCCAAAAGATATAGATCCAAGATTGTTGCTTGATACTGACGGTGATGGTGTTTCTGACTTCTTCGATAAAGAGCCTAATTCACCAGCAGGAAGCATTGTTGACGGTAGCGGTCGCGTTCTTGACTTCGATTCTTACGTGAAAAACGCACTTAAAAATGGCGCAGCTTGCAGCGAGATCTTTGCCAACGTAATGTTCGACACCGACAAAAACACAATTAGGCCTGAGGCTCAGGAAATGCTTAAAAATGTTGCGAAGTTGATGAACCTAAACGGATGCCGTCTGCAACTTGCAGGTCACACTGACCGTCGTGCAACTGACCGTTACAACATCGCACTTTCACGCCGCCGCGTTGACGCAGTTAAAAATTACCTGATCAACGAAGCTGGATTGACTGACCCGAGCAAAGTAATCGTAGACTACTTCGGATCATTCAAACCAATCGCAGACAGCGCGAAACGTGAAGGTCTTCAGAAGAACCGTCGTGTAGAACTTAAACTTCTTCCATAAGAAAAGTTTAAAATAAATTAAAAGAGAAAGGCTCCCAATGGGGGCCTTTCTCTTTTATATATAACTTTGCAGCTCCCTGATGGGCCATGATCATTATAAACAGGAAACAGCGAATTAATGAAACAATATGATTATCTGATAGTAGGTGCAGGTTTGTGGGGATCGGTTTTTGCGCATGAAGCAACTAAAAGAGGAAAAAAATGCCTCGTTATTGATCGCAGGAAACACACTGGCGGCAATGTATATTGTGAAAATGTAGAAGGTATCAACGTCCACAAATACGGAGCGCACATCTTTCACACCAACGACAAGGACGTTTGGGACTATGTCAATTCATTTGTTGAGTTCAACCGGTACACCAATTCTCCGGTGGCCAATTACAATGGTGAACTTTACAATCTTCCATTCAATATGAACACCTTTTACCAGCTGTGGAAGGTGCGGACCCCGGAAGAAGCGAAAGCCAAGATCCGCGAACAAGTGGAAGAAGCTGGCATAACGGACCCTCTGAATTTAGAAGAACAGGCCATTTCGTTGGTTGGAACCGATATATACCATAAGCTCATTAAAGCTTACACCGAGAAGCAATGGGGACGGAAAGCCACCGAATTACCTGCATTCATTATCAAGCGTCTACCTGTTCGTTTCACTTTTGACAATAACTACTTCAACGATAAGTATCAGGGAATACCTATTGGCGGCTATAACAAACTGACCGAAGGATTGTTGAAAGATGTCGAAATCCGCCTGGATGTTGACTTTTTCAAGGAACGTGAAGAAC
The genomic region above belongs to Dyadobacter pollutisoli and contains:
- a CDS encoding glycosyltransferase, coding for MADYLLYALGAFVSVQLFYYLFFFTRLAFYGKGANYGNSMPGVTVLVCAWNEKDNLHELIPLLDAQEYPEFEVILLDDRSDDGSEEFIRENINHWRNIRYIRINDQFDHVTPKKYALTVGMKQAKYPIALMTDADCRPSSNHWITAMTSRVSEEKDIVLGFSPYMREGGLLNWFIRCETFYTAVQYLSFALAGLTYMGVGRNILYKRSVFFANKGFYTHRHIFGGDDDIFLNEVSTSSNTTISIEEDSFVYSKPKTTWADWYRQKRRHLSVSRYYKVRNKIFLALLSGAHIAVWALGIAVLVFGLLTKNILLLQSLAVAFGVRWIIQWFLLMIINIKLGKTVEWFSFLLMDFALFIYYLVFGFITMTKRKPRKSWN
- a CDS encoding ISAon1 family transposase; this encodes MDNNPVSCSQLGKYFHLDGKQLQQQYKDHISDYKDWGQREHAAEWLLYPENTGPYLSIDETSLSNGELYTIVTNKAAKGRKGSLLAMIKGTQAASVIEVLRKIPKRIRSKVREVTLDMAANMGMIVSRCFSKAAKVIDRFHVQKLAYDAVQEIRIKHRWQALDQENQAIEAAKQAGVPYEPEILANGDTIKQLLVRSRYLLFKHCDKWTASQIQRSRLLFERYPLINQAYKLATGLGTIFRTCKSKEHAFKKLALWYNQVEDCGLDSFKTVAKSIQTHYLDILNFFNNRSTNASAESFNAKIKAFRSSSRGVRDIPFFLFRLTKLYA
- the rsmG gene encoding 16S rRNA (guanine(527)-N(7))-methyltransferase RsmG; this encodes MELIDKYFPDLTATQRDKFGQMEELYQFWNARVNVISRQDIDTLYERHVLHSLGIAKVQPFKSGTSVLDVGTGGGFPGIPLAIMFPDAQFHLVDSIGKKIRVVQEIAQALGLDNVRAEQTRAEKLDDSYEFVVSRAVTRMAPFVGWVKKNISRNSFHELRNGILYLKGGDLKEELSELREKARIYELSGFFNEEFFETKKVVYVPL
- the glf gene encoding UDP-galactopyranose mutase, translated to MKQYDYLIVGAGLWGSVFAHEATKRGKKCLVIDRRKHTGGNVYCENVEGINVHKYGAHIFHTNDKDVWDYVNSFVEFNRYTNSPVANYNGELYNLPFNMNTFYQLWKVRTPEEAKAKIREQVEEAGITDPLNLEEQAISLVGTDIYHKLIKAYTEKQWGRKATELPAFIIKRLPVRFTFDNNYFNDKYQGIPIGGYNKLTEGLLKDVEIRLDVDFFKEREELTNLAETVVYTGPIDEYFDFQFGQLEYRSLRFDNQLLDQENYQGNAVVNYTDGETPYTRIIEHKHFEFGTQPKTVITHEYPQEWVKGAEPYYPVNDDKNTAVFNQYKSLASQEENVIFGGRLAEYRYYDMHQVVASALKKVKVHFG
- a CDS encoding ISAon1 family transposase N-terminal region protein codes for the protein MQESYQALVRFLLPEGILDYFELSKIVEGLTGLNIYLEEKNLPPAEYKDQKLESKGFLPEIYIQDFPIRNQRVTLCIKRRRWEVKDTGDIVSRDWNVVQQGTRMTKEFADFLKTMY
- the tgt gene encoding tRNA guanosine(34) transglycosylase Tgt, whose amino-acid sequence is MKFTLQVEDPHTKARAGYIETDHGVIQTPIFMPVGTAGTVKAVHQRELKEDVKAQIILGNTYHLYLRPGLDIIEKAGGLHAFNGWDRPILTDSGGYQVYSLAGTGRKINEEGVVFKSHIDGGVHTFTPENVMDIQRTIGADIIMAFDECTPYPCDFTYARKSMEMTHRWLLRCCERFDNTTPLYGHSQTLFPIVQGSVYKDLRKQSAEFIASCDREGNAIGGLSVGEPAEIMYELTEVVCDILPKSKPRYLMGVGTPANILECIALGVDMFDCVMPTRNARNGMIFTTEGIINIRNEKWKDDMSPIDAGLGGYVSTFYSKAYLRHLVKSGEMLGAQIASIHNLTFYLWLVNTAREKIIDGTFLSWKQEMEKKLIQRL
- a CDS encoding OmpA family protein: MKKVSQLICSFALGAMMALPSLAQPLEQPNSPDYNPKATYDGPYKLNTWSISAHIGPSMFFGDLREYDFWPVTKTTSDSHKESGTIQGGLTLNKQLSYLFGARLDASLGNLRGMKRRNYNRYFEGNYFDLSVAGTVNLKGLLMGPNKMKRWKVDAYVGIGQVFYNSTAYDLTGGVKLRETGKMSDWIVPTGLNVNYEVTPRIDIGLDFRLNHTNSDFLDATYGGDYDRTPNNMEIKDQYKTSHKGNSELDSYGYGSIQVTYKLGKKPLKVAKVDGKWDYKPDEGGYYHLRYTDPKVLIKPPKILTLEEMDSVAKANRPKDIDPRLLLDTDGDGVSDFFDKEPNSPAGSIVDGSGRVLDFDSYVKNALKNGAACSEIFANVMFDTDKNTIRPEAQEMLKNVAKLMNLNGCRLQLAGHTDRRATDRYNIALSRRRVDAVKNYLINEAGLTDPSKVIVDYFGSFKPIADSAKREGLQKNRRVELKLLP